Proteins encoded by one window of Ferrimicrobium sp.:
- a CDS encoding transposase, with translation MRRLVDAFDDEFKNDAVRLVESGNLPLRQVAEDLGISKATLSNWVDKARKERRDVGVTPDLAAEIRRLRKENEQLRISKTSLPLTNRGSVHVFSLIPDAAAGGVPRAVGS, from the coding sequence ATGAGAAGACTCGTCGACGCTTTTGACGACGAATTCAAAAACGACGCGGTGAGACTCGTTGAGAGCGGAAACTTACCTTTGAGGCAGGTAGCCGAGGATCTTGGCATCTCGAAGGCCACCCTGTCCAACTGGGTAGACAAAGCTCGCAAGGAGCGGCGGGATGTGGGGGTGACCCCGGATCTCGCTGCAGAAATCCGTAGGCTCCGCAAGGAGAACGAGCAGCTCAGAATATCCAAAACCTCACTACCCCTCACCAACAGGGGGTCTGTGCACGTATTCTCTTTGATACCTGACGCGGCGGCAGGTGGTGTTCCTAGGGCTGTGGGGTCGTGA